In Methermicoccus shengliensis DSM 18856, a single genomic region encodes these proteins:
- a CDS encoding peroxiredoxin, whose amino-acid sequence MPLIGESFPHIEVQTTHGMVRLPGDYKGKWFVLFSHPADFTPVCTTEFVAFQRRYEEFRKLDCELIGLSIDQVFSHIKWIEWIRENLKVEIEFPIIADNTGSVSNMLGLIHPDKGTNTVRAVFIVDPDGVLRAILYYPQELGRNIDEIVRMVEALKVSDEEGVAIPANWPNNELIGDSVIIHPATSVEEAKKRIEEYKHYDWWFCYK is encoded by the coding sequence ATTCCCCTGATAGGAGAGAGCTTTCCACACATAGAGGTGCAGACAACCCATGGTATGGTGAGGCTTCCCGGGGACTACAAGGGAAAGTGGTTCGTGCTCTTCAGCCATCCCGCAGATTTCACCCCGGTCTGCACAACCGAGTTCGTAGCCTTTCAGAGAAGATACGAGGAGTTCAGAAAGCTTGATTGTGAGCTCATAGGTCTTAGCATCGATCAGGTGTTCTCACATATCAAGTGGATAGAGTGGATAAGAGAGAACCTCAAAGTTGAGATAGAGTTCCCGATAATTGCGGACAACACTGGCAGTGTGTCCAACATGCTCGGTCTCATTCATCCGGACAAGGGCACAAACACCGTGAGGGCAGTGTTCATCGTTGACCCCGATGGCGTGTTAAGGGCAATTCTATACTATCCTCAGGAGCTTGGAAGGAACATAGACGAGATAGTGAGGATGGTAGAGGCTCTGAAGGTGTCGGACGAAGAAGGGGTTGCGATTCCGGCAAACTGGCCCAACAACGAGCTCATAGGGGACAGTGTGATAATACACCCGGCAACGAGCGTTGAAGAGGCTAAGAAGAGGATTGAGGAGTA
- a CDS encoding Lrp/AsnC family transcriptional regulator produces MDSKDRKILSRLMENARVPKTKIAESLGVSETAVRKRITNLEREGVILGYRVMVNYKRANMFASITGIDVGPEHLWNIINALRGMDEVKTIMLTSGDHTIMTEIVAHSLDELSELHTEISRMEGVKRICPAIVLETIK; encoded by the coding sequence ATGGACTCAAAGGACCGGAAGATACTGTCGAGACTCATGGAGAACGCAAGAGTGCCAAAAACAAAGATAGCCGAGAGCCTTGGTGTGAGCGAGACTGCTGTCAGGAAGAGAATAACAAACCTTGAGAGGGAGGGTGTGATACTCGGGTACAGGGTGATGGTGAACTACAAGAGAGCAAACATGTTCGCCTCCATAACTGGCATCGACGTCGGACCTGAACACCTGTGGAACATTATCAATGCCCTGAGGGGGATGGATGAGGTAAAGACGATAATGCTCACATCAGGGGACCACACGATAATGACCGAGATAGTTGCACACTCACTGGATGAACTCTCTGAGCTTCACACAGAGATATCGAGGATGGAGGGTGTCAAGAGAATCTGCCCAGCCATCGTTTTGGAAACGATTAAGTGA